Proteins encoded in a region of the Micropterus dolomieu isolate WLL.071019.BEF.003 ecotype Adirondacks linkage group LG09, ASM2129224v1, whole genome shotgun sequence genome:
- the gdf6b gene encoding growth/differentiation factor 6-B produces the protein MDFYHFTFLCGAFLLVCEIPCFQTLAILPPAAPKSSKVARIFDGQEASKYFKELKSPPSIDRNNKATSKDLIEPHDYMLSIYKTFSTAERLGLNASFFRSSKAANTIASFVDYGQDDLPLSPLRRQQYLFDVSTLSKKAEVLGAELRIYTKVSGNFRISETEPVDIQLLSCHDQQLLDSKTLDLQDSQRPKWEVLDVWEIFKERQHLSQGKHFCLELRAMLDNPERELDLHLLGLHRHGRPQQKKAILVVFTRSKKRQTLFNERREGRPLLGLDRRAKERGPGIKASRRRRTAASKTRHGKRHGKKSKSRCSKKPLHVNFRDLGWDDWIIAPLDYEAYHCEGVCDFPLRSHLEPTNHAIIQTLMNSMNPSNMPPSCCAPSKLSPISILYIDSGNNVVYKQYEDMVVESCGCR, from the exons ATGGATTTCTATCACTTCACTTTCCTCTGCGGGGCTTTCTTGTTAGTTTGCGAAATCCCCTGTTTTCAGACTCTTGCTATTTTACCCCCAGCTGCCCCGAAGAGCAGCAAGGTGGCAAGGATTTTTGATGGACAAGAAGCCTCTAAATATTTCAAGGAGTTAAAGTCGCCACCATCCATCGACAGAAACAATAAAGCAACATCTAAAGACTTGATTGAGCCTCATGACTACATGCTGTCTATTTACAAGACCTTCTCCACGGCAGAGAGACTGGGACTCAACGCCAGTTTTTTTCGGTCTTCAAAAGCTGCAAACACTATTGCAAGCTTTGTGGACTATGGACAAG ATGACCTCCCACTCTCCCCTCTGAGGAGACAGCAGTATCTGTTCGATGTCTCAACCCTTTCCAAAAAAGCAGAGGTGCTGGGAGCTGAGCTAAGGATATACACCAAAGTGTCTGGGAATTTCAGGATATCGGAAACAGAGCCCGTCGACATCCAGCTCCTCTCCTGCCACGACCAGCAGCTGCTCGACTCCAAAACGCTGGATTTGCAAGATTCCCAAAGACCGAAGTGGGAGGTATTGGACGTGTGGGAAATATTCAAAGAGCGGCAGCACCTGAGCCAGGGGAAGCACTTCTGCCTGGAGCTCAGGGCCATGCTGGACAACCCAGAGAGGGAGCTGGACTTGCACCTTCTAGGTTTGCACAGGCATGGCAGGCCTCAACAGAAGAAAGCCATCTTAGTGGTCTTCACAAGGTCTAAGAAGAGGCAGACCCTCTTcaatgagaggagagaggggagaccATTGCTGGGTTTAGACAGGAGGGCCAAAGAAAGGGGCCCTGGTATCAAAGCCAGCAGGAGAAGGAGGACAGCTGCATCCAAAACCCGCCATGGGAAGAGGCACGGCAAGAAGTCTAAATCCAGGTGCAGCAAGAAGCCGCTGCACGTCAACTTCAGAGATCTGGGCTGGGACGACTGGATCATCGCCCCACTGGATTATGAAGCATACCACTGCGAGGGGGTGTGTGACTTCCCCCTGCGCTCTCACCTGGAGCCCACTAACCATGCCATCATCCAGACTCTGATGAATTCAATGAACCCCAGCAACATGCCACCCAGCTGCTGCGCCCCGTCCAAACTCAGCCCCATCAGCATCCTCTACATCGACTCAGGAAACAATGTGGTCTACAAACAGTATGAGGACATGGTGGTTGAGTCTTGTGGTTGTAGGTAG